In Sphingobium sp. B2D3C, a genomic segment contains:
- a CDS encoding alpha/beta hydrolase has protein sequence MRETEDRPCTLRQSLGWRARQTVVLLALLGMTPGCASLSRDVLYSPHNKAGVTQWDGAPPQTISVTTTDHLALTGYYWPGAPGDPDIFVMFHGRNWNAEMNANAAQHLAGAGNAVLAASYRGFGTNPGRPSEDGLLTDASAFIAKARDLAGPGARLWLIGHSLGSSVALHAAAREPDIAGVIAMSAFVRIAAAAPKISRAFIPDRWDNWEALKAIKVPVLFVQGDLDRLVPKASADTLFAAYSGPSSLVTGVASRHNPNMALLSPWLNRVIEAMRADPHAAVPKPPTGWLEKVHRP, from the coding sequence GTGCGCGAGACAGAGGATCGCCCCTGCACGCTGCGCCAAAGCTTGGGCTGGCGCGCACGGCAGACCGTCGTGCTGCTAGCTTTGCTGGGGATGACGCCGGGCTGTGCGTCTTTGTCTCGCGACGTCCTCTATTCTCCCCATAACAAAGCCGGCGTGACCCAATGGGACGGCGCGCCACCCCAGACCATCAGCGTCACCACGACGGATCATCTCGCACTCACCGGCTATTACTGGCCGGGCGCGCCGGGCGACCCCGACATCTTCGTCATGTTCCACGGCCGCAACTGGAATGCGGAAATGAATGCGAATGCTGCCCAGCATCTGGCCGGGGCAGGCAATGCGGTTCTGGCTGCGTCTTACCGCGGCTTTGGAACCAATCCGGGTCGACCGAGTGAGGACGGCCTGCTGACCGATGCGAGCGCGTTCATCGCAAAAGCGAGGGATCTGGCCGGGCCCGGCGCGCGTCTCTGGTTGATCGGCCATTCGCTCGGCTCTTCCGTGGCGCTTCATGCCGCAGCGAGAGAACCGGATATCGCTGGCGTGATCGCCATGAGCGCTTTCGTTCGCATCGCCGCCGCCGCGCCAAAGATCAGCCGCGCCTTCATCCCGGATCGATGGGACAATTGGGAGGCGTTGAAGGCGATCAAGGTCCCGGTGTTGTTCGTCCAAGGCGATCTCGACCGCCTCGTTCCGAAGGCCAGCGCCGATACGCTGTTTGCGGCTTATTCCGGCCCCTCCAGTCTGGTCACAGGGGTGGCCTCCCGTCATAATCCCAATATGGCCCTCCTGTCGCCCTGGCTGAACCGCGTGATCGAAGCGATGCGTGCCGATCCCCACGCCGCCGTGCCCAAGCCGCCGACGGGCTGGCTGGAGAAAGTGCATCGCCCATGA
- a CDS encoding KpsF/GutQ family sugar-phosphate isomerase — protein MAASLDQSFSDAVNVILNTPGRVVVAGVGKSGHIARKIAATFAATGTSSFFLHAGEAAHGDLGMLSQGDVLIILSNSGFSPELRPLLTYAGRRGVQVIGIVSRRHSPLGVAADIVLQLPNAPEACPVRIAPTTSTTMMLALGDALAMAAMERRGLTRTDIAQWHPGGDIGSRLAPIEEVINVNDPLPLVRWDAPMRDVVFEMTSGGKGVAGVVSDDGSLVGIITDGDLRRAFDHVLTARAADIMTSAPITVPVGTLVEEVLTLMNDAKITVLFVTAQDDRAKPVGIAHIHDLAP, from the coding sequence TTGGCTGCGTCGCTCGATCAGTCCTTTTCGGATGCCGTCAACGTCATCCTGAATACGCCCGGCCGTGTTGTCGTCGCAGGCGTCGGTAAGTCCGGGCATATTGCCCGCAAGATCGCAGCAACCTTTGCTGCGACCGGTACATCCTCCTTCTTTCTTCACGCCGGGGAAGCAGCCCATGGTGACCTGGGGATGCTGAGTCAGGGCGATGTGCTGATCATTCTCTCCAACAGCGGCTTTTCACCGGAATTGCGCCCGCTGCTCACTTATGCCGGGCGGCGGGGCGTGCAGGTGATCGGTATCGTCTCGCGGCGTCATTCGCCGCTGGGCGTCGCGGCCGATATCGTCCTGCAACTGCCCAACGCGCCAGAGGCCTGTCCCGTACGGATTGCACCGACGACCTCCACCACGATGATGTTGGCGCTTGGCGACGCGCTGGCCATGGCGGCCATGGAACGTCGCGGCCTCACGCGGACCGATATTGCCCAATGGCATCCCGGCGGGGACATCGGCTCACGCCTCGCGCCGATCGAAGAAGTGATCAACGTCAACGACCCGCTTCCCCTGGTCCGCTGGGACGCGCCGATGCGCGACGTGGTTTTCGAGATGACAAGCGGCGGTAAGGGCGTGGCGGGCGTCGTGTCCGATGATGGCTCGTTGGTCGGCATCATCACCGATGGCGATTTGCGCCGCGCCTTCGACCATGTGCTTACCGCCCGTGCGGCCGATATCATGACCAGCGCCCCCATCACTGTGCCCGTGGGCACGCTGGTGGAAGAAGTTCTCACCCTCATGAACGATGCCAAGATCACGGTGCTGTTCGTCACGGCGCAGGATGACCGCGCAAAGCCCGTGGGCATCGCGCATATTCACGATCTCGCGCCCTGA
- a CDS encoding capsule biosynthesis protein: MKFQPIAHRNFLFLQGPPGPFFWQLAERLRTLECGIFRINLNGGDLADWPGEATNYRGSRKRWTLFIDRFLSDNAITDIILFGDCRPLHMAAHRMAQLRKIDVHVFEEGYIRPDWLTLEPSGVNGNSSLPRDPEWYLQAAHNLPPLPQRPVITASFNRRARDAWRYYSRTWFGRPLYPFYQSHRTGSLMMEGFGWLYKFAREKADARRAEETLARLPEAPYFLFPLQLSTDFQIREHSPFADMKEALDYVLYSFARRAPKHVRLLIKEHPLDCSFMSWRNHIMSQARKAGIEDRILHIAGGVLEELTADTLGMVTINSTSATLALAAGVPTMALGKAIYNIPQITHQGRLDDFWMRPQAPDPDVYESFRRVLHDRCLVYGGLASETATNTLVTSVVERLVSSRTGQWQLASVATYG, encoded by the coding sequence ATGAAATTCCAGCCCATAGCGCATCGGAACTTCCTGTTCCTGCAGGGGCCGCCGGGGCCCTTCTTCTGGCAATTGGCCGAACGACTTCGCACTCTCGAATGCGGTATTTTTCGCATCAATCTGAATGGCGGCGATCTCGCCGATTGGCCCGGCGAGGCCACCAATTATCGCGGAAGCCGGAAGCGGTGGACCCTGTTCATTGATCGCTTCCTGAGCGACAATGCCATCACCGACATCATTCTGTTCGGCGATTGCCGCCCTCTGCACATGGCTGCCCATCGCATGGCGCAGCTTCGCAAGATCGACGTGCATGTCTTTGAAGAAGGCTATATTCGTCCGGACTGGCTGACCCTTGAGCCGAGCGGCGTGAACGGCAACAGCTCGCTGCCGCGAGACCCGGAATGGTATCTGCAAGCGGCGCACAACCTGCCCCCGTTGCCGCAGCGCCCGGTCATCACCGCCAGCTTCAACCGCCGCGCGCGCGATGCCTGGCGCTATTACTCACGCACCTGGTTTGGGCGGCCGCTCTATCCTTTCTATCAGTCGCACCGAACCGGGTCCCTGATGATGGAGGGCTTTGGCTGGCTCTATAAATTCGCGCGGGAAAAGGCAGATGCTCGCCGCGCCGAGGAGACCCTCGCGCGGCTGCCTGAGGCGCCCTATTTCCTCTTCCCGTTGCAACTCTCCACCGATTTCCAAATTCGCGAGCATTCGCCGTTCGCGGACATGAAGGAAGCGCTGGATTACGTGCTTTACAGCTTCGCTCGCCGCGCGCCCAAGCATGTCCGCCTGCTCATCAAGGAGCATCCGCTCGATTGCAGCTTCATGAGCTGGCGCAATCATATCATGAGCCAGGCCCGCAAGGCCGGCATCGAAGATCGCATCTTGCACATTGCGGGGGGCGTCCTTGAGGAACTGACGGCGGATACCCTGGGCATGGTGACGATCAACAGCACCTCAGCCACGCTGGCCCTCGCCGCCGGCGTTCCTACCATGGCGCTGGGCAAGGCGATCTACAACATACCGCAAATCACCCACCAGGGTCGGCTCGACGACTTCTGGATGCGCCCGCAAGCGCCCGATCCGGACGTCTACGAGTCATTCCGACGCGTGTTGCACGATCGCTGCCTTGTCTATGGCGGGCTGGCGAGCGAGACGGCGACGAATACATTGGTGACGTCCGTCGTGGAGCGGCTGGTTAGCAGTCGAACCGGCCAGTGGCAGCTTGCGAGCGTTGCCACTTACGGCTGA
- a CDS encoding 3-deoxy-manno-octulosonate cytidylyltransferase yields the protein MSERPALANARTVIIIPTRYGSSRYPGKPLAPIMGPDGITKTLIGWSHDGALAVSRDAAVVVATDDKRITDEVDGFGGQWLMTPESCGNGTERVAACLDALPNAQLLVNFQGDALLTPPAFVTALIDHMNANSEAQVATVAVRCSAETYRHLAEDAAQGRVGGTTVVVNDRSEALYFSKRILPYLPDGRMPDEDMPVLLHLGLYAYRRAALERYVALGPTMLEAVEGLEQLRFLVAGIPVSVVTLEEQGYPIVEVNNPSDVPLVEGILSARALP from the coding sequence ATGAGTGAGCGCCCTGCCCTGGCTAACGCCCGGACCGTCATCATTATCCCGACACGCTATGGATCGAGCCGTTATCCCGGCAAACCGCTGGCGCCCATCATGGGCCCTGATGGCATCACGAAGACGCTCATCGGGTGGAGCCATGACGGCGCGCTTGCCGTCTCGCGAGACGCAGCTGTCGTCGTCGCGACGGACGACAAGCGGATCACCGATGAAGTCGACGGATTTGGCGGCCAGTGGCTGATGACGCCGGAAAGCTGCGGCAATGGCACCGAGCGCGTGGCAGCCTGCCTCGACGCGCTGCCCAATGCGCAACTCCTCGTCAACTTCCAGGGCGATGCGCTGCTCACCCCGCCGGCTTTCGTCACTGCCCTGATCGACCATATGAACGCCAATTCGGAGGCGCAGGTCGCGACCGTCGCGGTGCGTTGCTCAGCCGAAACCTATCGCCACCTTGCCGAGGATGCCGCGCAAGGACGGGTCGGCGGCACCACCGTCGTGGTCAACGACCGTTCCGAAGCGCTGTACTTTTCCAAGCGCATCCTCCCCTATCTGCCGGACGGCCGCATGCCGGACGAAGACATGCCCGTCCTGCTCCATCTTGGCCTCTACGCCTATCGCCGCGCCGCGCTGGAGCGCTATGTCGCGCTGGGGCCGACGATGCTGGAGGCAGTCGAGGGCCTCGAACAGTTGCGCTTCCTGGTCGCGGGCATACCGGTCTCGGTCGTCACGCTTGAGGAACAAGGCTATCCCATCGTAGAGGTGAACAACCCCAGCGACGTTCCGCTGGTCGAAGGGATTCTCAGCGCGCGCGCCTTGCCCTAG
- the rpsD gene encoding 30S ribosomal protein S4, with protein MTKRTSAKYKLDRRMGENIWGRPKSPVNKREYGPGQHGQRRKGKMSDYGIQLRAKQKLKGYYGDVTEKQFKKSYIEASRMKGDTSQNLIGLLERRLDAVVYRAKFAPTIFSARQIVSHGHIYVNGVKCNIASRLVKPGDEITLGKKAQEMALVLEAQSLPERDIPDYLAPDGATKITYTRVPTLDEVPYPVKMEPNLVVEFYSR; from the coding sequence ATGACGAAGCGCACAAGCGCCAAGTACAAGCTCGACCGTCGCATGGGCGAGAACATCTGGGGTCGCCCGAAGAGCCCGGTCAACAAGCGTGAATATGGCCCCGGTCAGCACGGCCAGCGCCGCAAGGGCAAGATGTCCGACTACGGCATCCAGCTGCGCGCCAAGCAGAAGCTCAAGGGCTATTATGGCGACGTGACCGAGAAGCAGTTCAAGAAGAGCTACATCGAAGCCAGCCGCATGAAGGGCGACACCAGCCAGAACCTCATCGGTCTGCTCGAGCGTCGTCTGGACGCGGTTGTCTACCGCGCCAAGTTCGCGCCGACGATCTTCTCGGCCCGCCAGATCGTCTCGCACGGCCACATTTATGTGAACGGCGTGAAGTGCAACATCGCCTCGCGTCTGGTGAAGCCGGGCGACGAGATCACGCTTGGCAAGAAGGCGCAGGAAATGGCGCTCGTTCTCGAGGCTCAGAGCCTGCCCGAGCGCGACATCCCCGACTATCTCGCCCCCGATGGCGCCACCAAGATCACCTACACCCGCGTCCCCACGCTGGACGAGGTGCCCTATCCGGTGAAGATGGAGCCGAACCTGGTCGTCGAGTTCTACTCGCGCTGA
- a CDS encoding M28 family metallopeptidase: protein MRPVLALLALPLIALAGCHSRDVVQSSATTAPAPIAQTPTSDFILPAPQPGRLIDINLLKSITRTLSSDAFEGRAPGTAGEEKTVSYLIAQMRKVGLKPGNKGSWTQDVPLIELTPSPDMTLRVAGANTAINLAYKTDMVAGTYRVVPTSTVAASDMVFVGYGINAPERGWNDYAGVDVRGKTVVILVNDPDYEMEGLDGPFEGRAMTYYGRWTYKYEEAARQGAAAALIVHETFPAAYPWDVVVSSWTGPQLNIDVPGDHMDQSAAAGWLTLDAAKRVFAAAGKDFAALSAAAKRPGFRAVPLGDLKASITINNTIRRQRSRNVIGILPGTSRPDDYVLYTAHWDHLGRCEPIDGDDICNGAVDNATGTAALIALAKAHRDAGATARTLVFLAVTAEEAGLLGSAYYAENPAFPLARTVGGINMDALNMAGPTRDVVVIGGGKSELELFLERAVKDAGRVIKPEPAPEKGSFYRSDHFSFAKQGVPMLYAESGEDLMDGGVTAGQAAAEDYTVHRYHKPQDEYDPRWNWAGAASDLQLHYRIGRELAQSDVWPNWFPTAEFRTIRDESRSGANAPK, encoded by the coding sequence ATGCGCCCCGTTCTTGCCCTGCTCGCCTTACCGCTCATTGCCTTGGCAGGATGTCATTCCCGAGACGTTGTGCAGAGCAGTGCGACGACAGCGCCCGCGCCGATCGCCCAGACGCCGACATCCGACTTCATCCTTCCGGCTCCGCAACCCGGCCGCCTCATCGACATAAACTTGCTCAAAAGCATCACGCGCACCCTGTCCTCGGACGCTTTCGAAGGGCGCGCGCCCGGGACTGCCGGCGAGGAAAAGACCGTCTCCTATCTCATCGCCCAGATGCGCAAGGTTGGCCTGAAACCCGGCAACAAGGGAAGCTGGACGCAGGACGTGCCGCTAATCGAACTGACACCCTCGCCGGACATGACCTTGCGGGTCGCCGGGGCCAACACCGCCATCAACCTCGCCTACAAAACGGATATGGTCGCGGGCACCTATCGGGTGGTGCCGACCAGCACGGTGGCGGCCAGCGACATGGTGTTCGTCGGCTACGGCATCAACGCGCCCGAGCGGGGCTGGAACGATTATGCCGGCGTGGATGTGCGCGGCAAGACGGTGGTTATCCTCGTCAACGACCCTGATTACGAGATGGAAGGCCTCGACGGCCCCTTCGAGGGGCGCGCCATGACCTATTATGGCCGCTGGACCTACAAATATGAGGAAGCCGCCCGGCAAGGCGCCGCTGCCGCACTGATCGTTCACGAGACATTCCCGGCCGCTTATCCATGGGACGTGGTCGTCTCCTCCTGGACCGGGCCGCAGCTCAACATCGATGTGCCGGGCGATCATATGGACCAGTCCGCCGCAGCCGGCTGGTTGACACTCGATGCTGCCAAGCGCGTCTTCGCTGCGGCCGGCAAGGATTTCGCGGCGCTCAGCGCGGCGGCCAAGCGCCCGGGCTTCCGTGCAGTGCCCCTGGGCGACCTCAAGGCCAGCATCACCATCAACAACACGATCCGCCGCCAACGCTCCCGCAACGTGATCGGCATTCTCCCCGGCACCAGCCGGCCTGACGATTATGTGCTCTACACCGCGCACTGGGATCATCTGGGCCGGTGCGAACCGATCGATGGCGACGACATCTGCAATGGAGCGGTCGATAACGCGACGGGCACGGCCGCGCTGATTGCGCTGGCCAAGGCTCACCGTGACGCTGGAGCAACTGCGCGCACGCTGGTCTTTCTGGCCGTGACGGCGGAGGAAGCCGGCCTGCTCGGTTCGGCTTATTATGCCGAGAACCCCGCCTTCCCGCTCGCGCGGACGGTGGGAGGCATCAACATGGATGCGCTGAACATGGCGGGCCCCACCCGCGACGTGGTGGTCATCGGCGGCGGCAAATCCGAGCTGGAGCTGTTCCTCGAACGCGCCGTCAAGGATGCCGGCCGCGTCATCAAGCCCGAGCCAGCGCCGGAGAAAGGCAGCTTCTACCGCTCCGACCATTTCAGCTTCGCAAAGCAGGGCGTGCCCATGCTGTATGCCGAGAGCGGCGAGGACCTGATGGATGGCGGCGTGACGGCCGGCCAGGCCGCCGCCGAAGATTACACGGTCCACCGCTATCACAAGCCGCAGGACGAATATGATCCCCGCTGGAATTGGGCCGGCGCGGCAAGCGATCTCCAGCTTCATTATCGCATCGGCCGCGAACTGGCGCAGAGCGACGTGTGGCCCAACTGGTTCCCAACCGCAGAATTCCGGACGATTCGCGACGAGAGCCGGAGTGGAGCGAATGCGCCAAAGTAG